DNA sequence from the Peromyscus eremicus chromosome 7, PerEre_H2_v1, whole genome shotgun sequence genome:
GGTCATTATGTcattatgtggaggtcagagaaaaaaatctatactcaccttcatcaggcttggcagcctgGAGCTTTACATACTAAGCTATCCCATCAGCCACCTGattatctaattttaaaatttgaaagccagtgagatgactcagagtACAAGGGCACtgactgccaagcctgaccactgaATTCAATTTTCAGAACCAGCATGGTGGAAAGAAAATATGACTCTTAGAAGTTGACTCTGGCATCTGTACACATGCCATTGCATGTGAACATCAACCCaaacccacaaaataaataaataaaaataaatgaataaatagacaTGAAAATTTTTACATTGAAAATATTCTGAACAGCTGGCTATACAGAACTAGTAAAATAGATTTCATAAAGCATATATTACACAGCACCCAACAGCATATGATaatatacatgtagacagaaaAAGCATCTGCAATATATGATGTAGAAAGCAAGATGAGAGCTCCAGACATAGTCAGTAGAAAATGCTTTCTGGCATACTCCATGGCCATGACTCAATGAacaacactgaaaaaaattaaagctataatgattttaatattttaattttatgtaattttttatatttcaatCAATACAAACACATATCATGACCTATTCAAAATTCTAAAAGCCTTTAGCCTGTGATGTCTGATCCTAGTTGCTTGATGGTACAAAGGATGTCTAACAGATTCATCAAGCACAAGTCTGAGTGTGCCTGTGAGATCACTTCCAGAGATGATTGGGGTAGATGCCTTTAGCCTAACCATTGGTTTAAGCTACTAATCCATTTGAAATTTTGAATGGATTATCAAGACAGGTATGCCCTGGTTGGAGGAAGAAGAACATTGTTGTGGTATCAACAGCTGGTGTCAAGTACATGCAGGTGTCAGGGCTTGAGCAGTGAGGCTACAGGAGCACAGGGAAGGGGTGAGGGCTCACTTAAAGTAGAATAGTGTAAAGCATCAGGTTTACAGGCTATTGCAGTAAGATTTGCCATTGCAACAGTTCATTTCCATTGTCTTATTTCCATTCTCAACAGTTCCATTGAAGCAAGTGTTAGCACATCTCTGGACTCCAAACTGGACTTTGCCatctggagaggaagaagggtaagaggcaaaatataaatattagtgGAAGAGCCAAAGTCTCAGTAAATGAAAGCCAGGCTCCTAGGTGAAAGGTGCATCTGCCACACAGGCATAATGGAGGTGGGCTCTCTGTGGCCATCATCCCTCAACTCCTAATCTAACTCACAGGTAGAACTTCATTCCCAAAGTGCTGAATGGAATTTCAGAATCCAATTCCTATCATACTAGAGTGCGTTCACCCAGAAAGGCCCTGAGAATCACCCAGAcacctttcaaaaatatttttaactcatAATCTGTTTGTTGGTCTGACCAACAGGCAGTGGCAGCCATTACCCTTCCCCTATTCTTACAAGCAAATGTATCCTCCTTCTGTCTCTGAGTTTGCCAATAGCATTCTGGAGATGGATTGATCAACTGTAGGGCAAACAAGATGGTCCCTGGAGCTCCCAGACTTTACATACCTTCGAGCACTAGGAGTGAAGCACACTTCTCACCAGGTTTAGCCTTACAGCAACCTTCTCCTTTCTCACAAATCCTCTCAGAATTGAGCCTAGCACACTTGAAACATGTCAAAGCTGAAAAGACAAAAGTGAGTGTTAGGGGCTCATTCAGGGCTCAGCCTTAACCATCAACGATAGCTGAGCCTGTGGCTCtggttaatgaaaaataaacaatagcCAGAGAAAGAGCTGGTTGTGTGCTGAGCTAACCCCTTCAGGAAGGGTCATGACCATGAACTCTGCAAATGGAAAGTTGGAGGAGGGTTGGAAGATTCCCCAACCCCATATCCTGAGAATGGACCAGGTTATCAGGATGAAAAAATCAAAGCTCTGATGTGGGGTGCCTAACCCACCACACAGTGTTATATTTCTGAGACAGCATAaagagacaggaggcagaaagagaccaGAGTCTGACCTCCCCAGACAGGGttgtatttattaacatacacagCAGAGGGAAGCCTCTCTCCTACAAGAAATGGAGGGGACTGCCAGAAGGAAAAGCTGGCTGGAACCCTTTACAGGGGTAGGGTGAGAGGACTGGGGGTGATGAAATTGCTGTGGTCTAGGGGACGATGCTGGGTTGCATCCTGGAAGTGTTTGCCCGGGATAAAAAAGACTGTCTTGGGAAACAGACTGTCTCAACAGCCATTCCTTCCTGTGCTGACTGATGAGGGCTGAGCAAGGTTAACTGTGGTCTCAACcctgaaaaggagagaaagaggtaaGGAGCAAGCCCATACATAGGAGGCTTGTAGCTGAATTTTTTGTCTGATCCCTGTGTCTTTGGGCCCATTTCAGTTAGATGTTCTTGGTGCTGAAGCAACATCATTGGTAGAAGATGGTGCAAATCCCATTCTCAGCAGCAGTCAGATCTAGTGTTTTTTTAACCTAGAAGTGCAGCAGCCAAAGCATAGACTTAGTTCTGAGGAATATTAAGCTGATCTGAAATTCTTTAAGGTTTCTGAGAGCTCTAAAGACAGAGAGGTTAACTGATGCAAAGAAGTCTTCAGTCCAGCTGTTTTAGTTCTGAGTCCTTAAACACACCCAGAGTGGCAAGAAGAGGGATGATTTGGGTGACCTGTGGCCCATTAGTCCCCACTTCAGAGGTTAATGGACTGCTTTCAGGGGCTTATGGTAAAGGGGAGATCCCTTTTTAAGGGATAAGATTTAAGTTTAAGATCCTCTCTTaaactgcttcaagctgacaaAAGGGGCAATGTAGAAGAGGCATCAGCTAGCATGCCTCAGAGGAGGGCCCATCCAAGGGATCACAATAAAACTTAACAAATGGCAAAGTCCCAGAGCATAAGTCAGGAGGTAATAACTGTACAACTTTGTGGGAACAATAAGAGACAAAGTTAATGAGGAAAATATTTTACATCAAGATTAAGTTAAGTTTTGTTTAGTGGGGTTAAATGCAATTGTAGGACTGTACCAGAGATGTTGGAAGGATAAGAGGTAACTGCAATTAGCTGTTTGTTTAATTAGACTTCTGAATAAGGAACAAGCACCTGGAAGCTTTGTAAAGAAGTCAGTTAAAGTCAgtattttagttagggtttctattgctgtgataaaataccatgaccaaaagcaagttggggtaAAAGGCTTAGACTTCCACATAGTAGACCATCATTAAAGAAAGccggacaggaactcaaatagagcaggaacctggaggcaggaactgatgcagaagccatggaggggtgttgcatactggcttgctccccatggcttgctcagcctgctttcttatagaacctaggaccagaAGCCCAGAAGTGGCAtggcccacaatgggctggactctcccccattaatcactgattaagaaaatgtcctagagGCTTGCCTCTAGCCCAGTCTTGCAGGGGAGGTTTCTCAACTGAGGCCCTCTCCACTCTGATAACTCTAACTTCTAtgaagttggcataaaactagccatcatAGTGAGGCTTATATTAAAGGGGAGATCCCTTTTTAAGGGATAAGATTTAATTTATCAATTATAATCTAGTTgataatttaaaatagaattctTTTGAGTCACTTCATAGGATTGCCTAGTAAAATATCCAAAGACACTGTTTGGATATTCTGGATAAGTTTCAAAAACTGTGAGTTTGATGGCAGAGTATCTGACAGCCTTTTTTAATTGGGGAACATGGGGGTAGGGGTTAGAATACACACCCTGGAATTAGCTTTTCTAAGAGAATTGGAAGTCAAGATAAAGAGCATGGCTAACTGAACTAGCATGCTCATCCCATACCAATCAGTGGTGTAATGAAGGCTTTTAAATGCCAGCCTCAAAAACCTTCTTTTCAGGGTTCTAAAAAGATGCTACAACAAGCAAGGAAGAGCTAATATCTGAGGGTGAGGCAATGAATTTGCTCATGCCATGTGCTTTCTACCCATGTCTCTTTATTGTTCTGAATTCAGTTCTCTCCTATTGTTCTCTCTTTGTTCTGACCGGAGTCTCTGAAGTTTCCAGTTTTCATACATATACAATCAGCAATTGTATATGTATACAATCAGATAAGAACTGCACAAGATGAtaactgtcaggctttctttatgACTCAAGGTGGGagaggtttgcaggaaaatgtttggaactagaaaaaatcatcctgagtgaggtaacccagactcagaaagacaaacatggtatgtactcattcataagtgcatactggatgtaaagcaaaggataaccagactgcaactcataactccagggaggctacctagtaaagaggaccctaagaaagacacagggatcgcccaacaacagagaaatggatgagatcttcatgagcaaATTGGACATGAAGTGGGGGGGTAATGGAAGGCAAGGGTCgcgggaaagagagcttaggggagtgggaggtcccagctggatcaggaacagagtgggaaaacaaggaaatagataccatgataaatgaagaccccgtgggaataggaagaagcaaagtgctagagaggtccccaaaatccacaaagatacctccacaatagactgctggcaatggtcaagagagagcctgagctgacctactctggtgatcggatggccaatcaccctaactgtcatgatagaactctcatctagtgactgatggaagcagatgcagagatccacagccaagccccaggtggagctccaggagtccaatcagtgagagagagagagagagagagagagagagagagagagagagagagagagagagagagaggagagagagaggagagagagagagaggagagagagagagaggagagagagagaggagagagagagaggagagagagagaggagagagagagagagagagagagagagagagagagagagagagagagagagagagcagagagagagagaggaggagagaggaggaggagaaggagaaggaggaggaggagggattatatgagcaagagatattgagaccatgattggaaaaagcacagggacaaatagccaaaccagtggaaacacatgaactatgaaccaatagctgaggagcccccatggaactggatcaggccctctggataagtgagacagttgattagcttgaactatttaggaggcccccaggcagtgggaccgggacatgtccttagtgcatgagctggctttttggagcctggggcctatgctgatacattttgctcagccttggtgtagggaggaagggactggacctgcttggactgaatctaccaggctgagctgaatccccaggggagaccttgccttggaggacgTGGGAAtgagggtggattgggggggaaggctggggggtggggggagggaggacaggggaatccgtggctgatatgtaaaattaaattaattataaaatttaaaaagcctcAGTGAACTCTTAAAGGGAACAGGGtcaaatgagagggagagagaccttAAACCAATAGGGAAGtctaagaaagggaggaggaaatgagTGTGTAATACTACATTCTTAAGCATGGTGAAAGTAAGTACAAAGAGTTAAGAATTAATGGAGGTTAGTTTGGGTCAGCATCTTCTTATCTGCTGGCAGGGTGAAACCAGGACATGCTTGTTCCCTATCTATCTGAGTGGCTACGAATCAACAGTTTCAGACATGTAGTAATTCTATGTTCTTGAATGTCAGTGAATATCTCAAATGAGATTCTTTTACCTGGACACTAACACTGACCAAACACCTCCAATAAAGATAATTCAGGAGGACTCGGGAGCATGGAAATGAGGAAAATAGTTGCAGCTATCGGGGGCTATGTGGATCTGCAATCCCTCCTTCCTGACcgtttttccccaagacagacagacaatctTGGTAAACAGGCTGTCGGAACAGTCTTCCCTTTCTGTGCTGACTGATAAGGGCTGAGCCGGATCAACTGTAATCTCGCAGGAATCCTTTAATAAAACTGAGGCATTCTATCACACAGGACTGCACAAATCCATGCTTTCATTGTCTGCATCTTGTCAATGACCTTCCTTTCCCGCTTCCAGTCCAAATTTAGGCCCATTCACATTTAAGCTTGAGGAACTGAGGATGCTCGAATGTTCGAGAGAATAGAAGTGAAGGAAGATGGAGAGGCTGGGGAAGAGAGCAGGGTggtaaggagaaggaggaagagcacCAGGACCAtgacaaagagaaggaagggggagcaTCTTTGATTGTGCACAGCAGAGGCCAAGGGACAGACGAGATGTGGACACAGGAATGAAGCAGAGATCAGTTCCAACGTTAGCCAGGTCCTATTCCTTGCTCCTCATGCCCCCTAATGGTCCCTAATCAGTGGCATCGGTATGTCTGCCTGGCCACACCAAACCCTACCGTCTGCCAGAGTCTCACCTTGCAGGGAGCTCACCAGCAAGGAGAGGCCCagcaggagcagcaagatgcGTTTTCCCATTGCAGTGAGATCTTCAGACCAGAGAGCAGCAGGAAACAggacagcactcaggaagcaccTCAGCAAGACAGGCTGATATTATAAGCCTAGGTTGGGAGGGGCAGCCAGTAGGATCCCAGGAAATGGACTGAGCATATAGCCAGGGGGAAGCCCAGATATCACGAATTTTTACTAACTTGCTGCTGCTGTAACACATGGCCTGTAACGCTTTCATTAAGGACAAAATTAAATTCAAGGTAAACCTGTGACTCCATTAATTCTCCCCTTGGTGCTCTCATGTCTTTTCAGAAAACTTCAGTGCAATCGGATGGCCAGAAGGAAAAATGCCCTCAGGTGCTCCTTTTGGGGGAAGTATGTTCAGGAGGGAGTTCAGAGCCCTGGTGACCTCTAAAACTCTAGATAAGACCTGACACTCCCAATCACCAGGCAACCCTGCTCTCCCCTTTGATAtactaaattaaaataaagttgtTCTCTTTTGTCCTGCAAGGGTAGCCAGAGAATCTGTATATCTCTCTGTGCTTGGTTATtgctcttctcttccaagaactCCACATTTTAGCTTTTGCTGTGCTCGTCACAGTACCTTTCAAATGGGGATTTGTGGCTGTGAGACTCAGTTCTAAAAGCTGGTGGCTGTGAGCCTGGAGGGTGTTAAACCCGTGCCCTGACATTCTGTGCAGAAGGAAACTACTTCTCTCAACCTGATACATCCATAAACCTGTGTACATGGAAATGGGATATGTACCTGGATATTTCTTCAGTTGCTCAACAAGACAGGAAAGGCAAAGAGCAAATTCAGTCCTGTCTTCCATGAAGGCCACAGTCATCCTCCTTACATAGGATACAGAGATAGGAAAAGTTAAAGGACTTTGACAGAAGCCTGGGAAGGAAAACCAGCCCTTCATTATGGGTCTGGATCCCTGTCCTGCTGATGAGTCAAGAAACTTCAGGCACCATGGGTAAAGCCATAGAGATTACAGATACTCCTTAATATACATCATACAGATGTCTGATCAGAtgttaatgtcaacttgacacattttggaaaagggaaactcagctgaagaattgcctgaatcagattggcctgtgaacaTGACTGTGAGTCATTGCTGCTGTCCTTGTTGGCTAATTGACATCGGAGTGTACAGTTCAATATGGACAGTGTCAACACAAGGCAGGGGAAATCTAGCTGAGTAGAAATGAGTGAGCCAGCCAGGATGCATTGAGGAGTTGTTTTGTAGGTGTATCTGTTGGGACTGGACTCCATAACTCACTTTGCTTGGTTGTGCTTTTCTGTCTTGAACAGAACTTTTTCTTACATGTCTGAAGGCTGAGAAGTACAACATGGACTTTCAGGCAGATTCAGTAACCTGGTGAGGGCATTTGACCTGGTTCATAACTGACCCTCTGCTGTGTATCAACACATGGGAGAAGAAATAAGGAGTTTCTGGATCTGTATCTTTAACAAGGGTGTGAATCTCATTTGTAAAGGCTTTACATTGGGAAAGTATGTACATATAAGGGAAGACATTGTTCGACATCTGAAAAGCTAGTGACTAGTGGAAAATATTCACAGCATAAGTTACTGACAAAGAGGTTAAATGAGAATATGTGAAGAATTTCCTCAACTCAAGCAGTCTCTAGGGATGAGGATAGTAGGACACAGGCTGTGGAGGAAACAATGGGAGAAGGAATCTATTGGGACTGGGGAAAGGAGAGCAGTAGTGAAGGGGGTGGAGGAAAGCATCAAATACATTATTCCTCCCTTGCgttatttcttgagacagtctcactaaatAGAACAATCTGttcttaaatttataaatttataattgtctctgcctctctagtgctgggatttaaagcaggtgccaccatgcctaggtaTCCCTTCTGTTGCTCTACTCAGACCACAGCCATGCAAAAGTACCCGAGACACACCCTAAGTTCTATGAGTAAGAATGCAGTAAGATGCTGGAGCTATTGTATGGGGATGGTATAGCAGAAAATGCACCACTGCACTGGTCATCAGGGGCAGGTCTGCCACATTCACTGTTGGAGAACCAGTGCCTACCTACAGTACTTACCAGTCTGGACACATTTGTTGGAAagattggaatgaagagaggaggaggaagagtgtgaGTGTGTCAGTCAGTGCTGaagggatagagggagagaaCGAAGGAAATCAGGGTCTACAGAAGGGAAGAAGCACTGGagtggtgggaggcagagagcatCTCTCTAGGCCCAGTTGAACTATCTAACTGTCCACATCTGCTGCTGAATACAAGCATGTGTCAGCCTtgggcagtgctggagatgaATGGTACAGTGCTGGGAGGGCACAGCTCTCCTTAGAATAGGGCTCTCCTTAGAATAGGGCTCTCCTTATATAGGGCTCTCCTTAGAATAGGGCTCTCCTTATATAGGGCTCTCCTTATATAAGGCTCTCCTTAGAATAGGCTAAGAAAGGGCCAGCTTCTAAAAATTGTTACAGAAAGATTTGTCCTTGCAGCATTTCATTTCCAGTGTCGGATTCCCCCAAGAAGGTTTGATTCCAGCACATGTGAGAACATTCCTGGAGCCCATATAGTATCCTGCCACCTGGAGAAGAAGTAAGGCCAGAGGCAAACATAAGCGTCTGGAGAATCAGTGACTCAGTAAATGAGGAGAGGCAGGCTCCCAGGTGGAAGGTCCATCAGCCCCACTGAGCTGGGCCATCATCCCTCAAGCCCTCATCTGGCTCACAGGAAGGACTTCAATCCCAAAATTGCTGAGTGGAGTTGGAGGGTCCAAATCTTGCCTTCCTGAGTATTTCCACCTAGAATTCTCCTGAAAACCACCCAGGGAGCCCCCCAAAAGCATATTTTTCTCTTAATAGGTTTGATCCTTCAGTAAGAGCCAGCTGCAGTCAGTACAGGAACACTTTTCTTACTTTAACAGGAAAATGCACTCTCCCACAGTCTCTACTTCTATCCCTAGGGCTCTAGAGAGGTATGTAGGCCTCCAGGGAAAGCAGAATCCATCATCCTGAGACTTCCTGCCTTACACACCTGCAGAAGCTGTCCAAAGGACACACATTTGGTCATGTATGGTCTTATAGGAACCTTTCTGGTACAAACATATTCCCTTAGTTAGTGTTGAACACAGTGCACTGGAAACATGTCCgagctgaaaaggaaaaagcaagagtAAGAGGCTCCTTCAGGTCCCAGACTCAAGCGTCAGACAACAGCTGAGTCTGTAGCTATGacaaaagaatggaaaacaaCAGCTGGAGAAGAAGCTTGCTGCATGAAGAGTGAGAAGGAAGGGCACTTCTGATGAAGAGGTTGgagcatgtcccaccatgataggACAGCTCTTTCCAGCATCTCATTGTCTTTATCCCATCAACACTATGAGCTGGTGGGAATGGGAACATTGGAATATGAAGACTaatagagaaggagaaaaaataCAAGGAACTTGGGGAAGGGCATtagaggcaggagaaggaagaggaagagagctaTAGCATAAGCATCCTTCTGATGGGATGTGGGAACATGGGTATTAGTGACATAAGGCTCAACTCCAAGAGTCAGGTCTTTCCATGGCCCTCATCTCTCCAAAGCACAAGACTCTATGGCAATCAGAATGTCTGATCACAGGTACCAGCCCCTACCGGCTGCCAGGCCCTCACCTTACCGGAAGTCCATCAGCAAGGAGACACTCAGCATGGGCAGCAGGGGATGGTTTCCATTGCAGTGAGATCTAGGACCAGAGTAGGACCGAGCAAGCAAGGTCCAGCCTCAACAAGACCCATACTCTGAGCTAGGATGGGTGACCAGTGGGATTGCAGACCGTGGACTTAGCATATATCCTGGGGAGAGCCCATACCCTACCTACGTGGTCTACTTGTCTTGCCTTCCTTACTCAGTTAGCCAGGTACTTCCAACTTTCAAATGGGAATTCTTGACCCAATGTGCAGTGATATTATAGTCCTGTCAGGCGAACTGTGataaattaaagatgtgcaccctGAGCCCTCAATAAAGCTAGAGACAGCTTAGAAAGCAGTTATATTCAACTGAcccaataaaggaaaataatagaataataaaaagtttatgattattattctacttttaaaaatggcaAAACGATAGCAAGgaagagattattttattttttgaacctCTTTatcttattctttgacaattttgtgtgtgcatataatgTGTCTTGATCTTATCCACCCCAGCTCCTCCTTCCCATTCTCCCTGAAGTCCCTCTTCCAACCGAGGTTGCCACAAATAAGCAGAaatgtgaataaaaatgaaaacactacatacaaaaatatataagaCACAGCAAAGCATAGGTCATAGGAAATGTATAGTATAAGTCAAAATGAAAGACTGATAAACTGTTTTTCTTAGCTATCAATCACCTGAACTAAAAACTCTAATATACAGAGAACCTCAAATGCc
Encoded proteins:
- the LOC131914160 gene encoding prostate and testis expressed protein 14-like, which produces MGKRILLLLLGLSLLVSSLQALTCFKCARLNSERICEKGEGCCKAKPGEKCASLLVLEDGKVQFGVQRCANTCFNGTVENGNKTMEMNCCNGKSYCNSL